The Nitrososphaerota archaeon genome includes the window GAGAATGGGAGCTGGGTAGAGGAGTTAATTACATCCAAGCTGGCTGGTTCTAAAAAATGCATGCTTGGCTACTCGACTTTTAAGCCTAAGACTAGGACTAATAAGCTTACACATAGCGAGGAAGAACTCTGCTTTGTAATAAAAGGTAAAGGTAAACTGGCTCTTGATTTATGCTACATAAACTTCGAAGCAGGAGATGCTTTATACATACCACCCAATGTAGCACATGCTGTAGTCAACGACGGCGAAGAAGACGTCAT containing:
- a CDS encoding cupin domain-containing protein, giving the protein MSDVKVIKLGSGRRTNLENGSWVEELITSKLAGSKKCMLGYSTFKPKTRTNKLTHSEEELCFVIKGKGKLALDLCYINFEAGDALYIPPNVAHAVVNDGEEDVIMVYVFSYPEYPPTLTQKQ